One Rissa tridactyla isolate bRisTri1 chromosome 1, bRisTri1.patW.cur.20221130, whole genome shotgun sequence DNA segment encodes these proteins:
- the ILDR1 gene encoding immunoglobulin-like domain-containing receptor 1, translating to MAPRGRCRWALLLAWLPAGCLSLLVTVQDVERYTTLFASVVLRCDYSTSAQLQDVVVTWRFKSFCKDPIFDYYSVSYQAALALGQDPSDDCNDSQRKVRIVIQKYGQKEPVLGIDYQQRKITIQNRADLVISEVMWWDHGVYYCTVEAPGDTSGDPDKEVKLIVLHWLTVLLIILGGLLLLLLIGVCWCQCCPQYCCCHIPCVCCPTRCCCNEEVLKRHQFMKQAQALAPWMSPNMFYGGGDRNSQLSSYQLNPLLQQDVSLQNSLPLVQPQAQLFPNKGVLDYLESEIQNLNMSQLRPPSHQRQAVQPSLLSSLGSEIMPPPLADHVSSIHGSSNSSRPQRAACNPRPWDAAAEDRRENRRLPLPSSEDSHSSYSQEPWDRRREDHPQRQRTGGYNGRPQHSRRDVSPPRQAERGKSSSSSCSFYPEEAKERSSHHRGWRPEPTGRPEYQHHTRRSNNSGQRRHSYSPPSRRGSWSSSEEQVRLPPTNRRRRHRSREWPEDKPPSYRSLEVIPGQEKKHKGSAGPRSDRGSSHSGRSIVI from the exons ATGGCCCCGCGCGGGCGCTGCCGGTGGGCGCTGCTGCTGGCCTGGCTGCCGGCCG GTTGCCTCTCCCTGCTGGTGACAGTGCAGGATGTTGAACGTTATACCACCTTATTTGCCAGTGTTGTCCTCAGGTGTGACTACAGCACCTCAGCACAGCTGCAGGACGTGGTGGTGACCTGGCGCTTCAAATCCTTCTGCAAGGACCCCATCTTTGACTACTACTCAGTCT CGTATCAGGCTGCTCTAGCTCTTGGCCAGGACCCATCTGATGACTGCAATGACAGCCAGCGAAAGGTGCGCATTGTCATCCAGAAATATGGGCAGAAGGAGCCTGTGTTGGGTATCGACTACCAGCAACGAAAGATCACCATTCAGAACC GGGCAGACCTTGTCATCAGTGAGGTCATGTGGTGGGATCATGGCGTGTACTACTGCACTGTGGAGGCACCAGGAGATACCTCAGGCGATCCAGACAAAGAAGTTAAGCTGATTGTTCTCC ACTGGCTCACAGTACTCCTCATCATTCTTGGTggcctccttctccttctgctgATTGGAGTATGCTGGTGCCAGTGCTGCCCACAGTATTGCTGCTGCCACATCCCATGTGTCTGCTGCCCAACCCGGTGCTGCTGTAATGAGGAAG tACTGAAACGGCATCAGTTCATGAAGCAGGCTCAGGCACTTGCACCTTGGATGTCACCCAACATGTTCTACGGAGGTGGCGACAGGAACTCGCAACTTTCCTCTTACCAGCTGAACCCTCTACTGCAACAAG ATGTGTCTCTGCAGAACAGCCTTCCACTGGTGCAGCCACAAGCTCAGCTTTTCCCTAACAAGGGTGTTCTGGACTATCTGGAGTCTGAAATCCAAAACCTTAATATGTCACAGCTCCGGCCACCCTCCCACCAGCGGCAGGCTGTACAGCCCAGCTTGCTGTCCTCCCTGGGCTCTGAGATCATGCCACCTCCTCTCGCTGATCACGTCTCCTCCATCCATGGGAGCAGCAACTCCTCACGGCCACAGAGAGCTGCCTGCAACCCCAGAccctgggatgctgcagcagAGGACAGGAGGGAAAACCGGAGATTGCCCTTGCCTTCCAGTGAGGATTCTCATTCCAGCTACAGTCAGGAGCCCTGGGACAGGCGGCGAGAGGACCATCCTCAGAGGCAGAGGACAGGCGGCTACAATGGCAGGCCCCAGCACTCCAGACGGGATGTGTCACCCCCACGCCAGGCTGAGAGgggcaagagcagcagcagcagctgcagtttcTATCCGGAGGAGGCCAAGGAGCGCTCCAGCCACCATCGTGGCTGGAGACCAGAGCCCACAGGGAGGCCAGAGTACCAGCACCATACCAGGAGGAGCAATAACTCAGGTCAGCGGCGGCACAGCTACTCTCCCCCTTCTCGACGGGGATCATGGAGCTCCTCAGAAGAGCAAGTCCGTCTCCCACCAACAAACCGCAGGCGGCGACACCGGTCTCGGGAATGGCCAGAAGATAAACCCCCCAGTTATCGCTCATTAGAAGTCATCCCAGGTCAGGAGAAGAAGCACAAAGGCAGCGCAGGGCCACGCTCG